A window of Mesoplasma chauliocola contains these coding sequences:
- the pstB gene encoding phosphate ABC transporter ATP-binding protein PstB encodes MSSTIKKDESIKGLDLNKNIKEEKQVKLPALSKRADIIKVSDFNFFYKGKKQALFDINMEIKENSITTFIGPSGCGKSTLLRSINRMNDLISGSSIEGSIEVFDEEIYKPGTDVSKLRTEVGMVFQKANPFPLSIYDNVVYGPKTQGIKSKKVLDQICEDSLRKAALWEEVKDKLETPALGLSGGQQQRLCIARAISMHPKILLMDEPTSALDPIATLKVEELVLELKKEYTIVMVTHSLQQATRISDMTAYFLKGELIEYNTTKKIFINPKDSRTEDYISGRYGD; translated from the coding sequence ATGAGTAGTACTATTAAAAAAGATGAATCTATTAAAGGTTTAGATTTAAATAAAAATATCAAAGAAGAAAAGCAAGTTAAACTACCTGCTCTTTCAAAAAGAGCAGATATTATAAAAGTCTCTGATTTTAACTTCTTTTATAAAGGTAAAAAACAAGCTTTATTTGATATAAACATGGAAATTAAAGAAAATTCTATTACAACTTTTATTGGTCCTTCAGGATGTGGTAAGTCAACACTATTAAGATCAATAAATAGAATGAATGATTTAATTAGCGGATCAAGTATTGAAGGGTCTATTGAGGTTTTTGATGAAGAAATTTATAAACCTGGAACAGATGTTTCTAAATTAAGAACAGAAGTTGGTATGGTTTTTCAAAAAGCAAACCCATTCCCTTTATCAATATATGATAATGTTGTTTATGGACCAAAAACTCAAGGTATTAAAAGCAAGAAAGTTTTAGATCAAATATGTGAAGACTCTTTAAGAAAAGCTGCACTGTGAGAAGAAGTCAAAGATAAATTGGAAACACCAGCTTTAGGGCTTTCAGGTGGTCAACAGCAAAGACTTTGTATCGCTAGAGCTATTTCAATGCACCCTAAAATTTTATTAATGGATGAACCTACATCGGCTTTAGACCCAATTGCAACATTGAAAGTTGAAGAATTAGTTCTTGAACTTAAAAAAGAATATACAATTGTAATGGTTACACACTCATTGCAACAAGCCACTAGAATAAGCGACATGACTGCTTATTTCTTAAAAGGGGAATTAATAGAGTATAATACAACTAAGAAAATCTTTATTAATCCAAAAGATTCAAGAACAGAAGATTATATTTCAGGAAGGTATGGTGATTAA
- a CDS encoding TIGR00282 family metallophosphoesterase, whose amino-acid sequence MRILMIGDIFAKPGRDAFKKHIAKLIESKKIDFVVVNGENTTHGKSISKEHYNFYKQNSVDVITSGNHIFKNPEVLQYISQTPDLLKPMNMYKTPGNGYVIVQKNNKKICVLNLMGNNFMDPSNSVYESMEDFLNLKLNYDILLVDFHAETTAEKIAFALNYDGIITGFVGTHTHVQTADERILPKGTAFITDLGMSGVIDSVIGIEPSDAIYKQKTGLIKRFQPANGIAKLNGVIIEINENTNKAISIERISI is encoded by the coding sequence ATGAGAATTTTAATGATAGGAGACATTTTTGCTAAACCTGGTAGAGATGCATTTAAAAAACATATTGCAAAATTAATTGAATCTAAAAAAATTGATTTTGTTGTTGTTAATGGTGAAAATACAACTCATGGTAAATCAATATCAAAAGAACATTATAATTTTTATAAGCAAAATAGTGTTGATGTTATTACAAGCGGAAATCATATATTTAAAAATCCTGAAGTTCTTCAATATATATCTCAAACTCCAGATTTACTAAAACCTATGAATATGTATAAAACACCAGGCAATGGATATGTAATAGTTCAAAAAAATAATAAAAAAATTTGTGTTTTAAATTTAATGGGTAACAATTTTATGGACCCTTCAAATAGTGTTTATGAATCAATGGAAGATTTTTTAAATCTTAAACTAAATTATGATATTTTATTAGTTGATTTTCATGCTGAAACAACTGCTGAAAAAATAGCTTTTGCTTTAAATTATGATGGAATAATAACTGGATTTGTTGGAACACATACTCACGTTCAAACAGCTGATGAAAGAATATTACCAAAAGGTACTGCATTTATTACTGATTTAGGAATGAGTGGGGTAATTGATTCAGTTATTGGAATTGAACCAAGCGATGCTATTTATAAACAAAAAACAGGACTTATAAAACGTTTCCAACCTGCAAATGGAATTGCAAAATTAAACGGTGTAATTATTGAAATTAATGAAAATACCAACAAAGCAATTAGCATTGAAAGAATAAGTATTTAA
- a CDS encoding AAA family ATPase: MLFLRQIRAVGFKSFAEPTTLNFTKEMIGVVGPNGSGKSNITDSIRWALGEQSTKSLRGSNMDDIVFSGSADKPAADFAEVTLVFDNQRDIFSTIKTDIVEITRRFNKKTRDSDFFINGEKCKLRDIQDVALETGLTKSSIAIISQGTISTFAEAKPDARREIFDEAAGLAKYKKRKLEALKQLAKTTENLTRISDIKLTLEKRLPKEKEKAEKAAKYKDKIEELQKIELTILASDALTFETELASLRDKRRQLDIEVQKLANEINLSQDELDVMLSKTGDADKEMNQLNLNFQKIVERIASLKSQKQQVEARENSENVDQNVDDIKARALKKEFDEKSISLNSEKDLILNLEKQELDSKRRYDEINDQFRTFHMQSQEIESEKNKLQYRLEELEHKQNTNNLNPMSGAKAIIDNSKRLSGVVGTVGSLIDVKEEYQIAISLITGNHLQSVVFKTSEDAKKGIEFLKNQRLGRVNALPIDTLNPSSITGPQRDLIKKAPGFVGFANELVEIQENCQVVLDYIYGTTIVARNFDDATRLGKSINFRYGIVSLDGQRVLPRGAMSGGSVNKASNIFAARKVDEAFDPEAIKTKIITLDKIFVEKQKTFNDLKEVREKLIDDINQIASNIRIGKNSINILNSSLVELSDNYKIITGKDLINNQTTSSFDESESIRIAREIAKLETERNEISIKLNGLSESKTKTTDRQHELNKENKEKREVLSNWKDELANVKSDLNVLEATNIQILKRLNEGYNLSLDAIREMEFDEIENPQETRARIQELTIELKSIGEVSMDAIQEYEETKKEYDYYVLNLNEVQESTDKLNEIILNIDIEMKTQFKRIVDDVNAALPEAFQKLFNGGTARLIYTNPEDILETGIDIEVNPPGKKITNLNLLSGGEKSLVALSVLFSILKVRPLPLVILDEAEAPLDPANVTRFARYVRDFVENTQFIIVTHREGTMENCDILYGVTMETKGITKIVQLALDIDKIKKLINKNKE; this comes from the coding sequence ATGCTATTTTTAAGACAAATCAGAGCAGTTGGATTTAAATCATTTGCAGAACCTACAACTTTAAATTTTACAAAAGAAATGATTGGTGTTGTTGGACCAAATGGTTCAGGGAAATCAAATATTACTGATTCAATTAGGTGAGCATTAGGAGAACAATCAACAAAATCATTACGTGGTTCTAACATGGATGATATTGTTTTCTCAGGTAGTGCAGATAAACCAGCGGCTGATTTTGCAGAAGTAACTTTAGTTTTTGATAACCAAAGAGACATTTTTTCTACAATTAAAACTGACATTGTTGAAATTACAAGAAGATTTAATAAAAAAACTCGTGATAGTGATTTTTTCATTAACGGAGAAAAATGTAAATTAAGGGATATTCAGGATGTTGCTTTAGAGACAGGTTTAACAAAATCAAGTATTGCAATTATTTCTCAAGGAACTATTTCAACTTTTGCAGAAGCTAAACCAGATGCAAGAAGAGAAATTTTTGATGAAGCAGCAGGATTAGCTAAATATAAAAAGAGAAAATTAGAAGCTCTAAAGCAATTAGCAAAAACTACTGAAAACCTAACAAGAATTAGTGATATCAAGTTAACTTTAGAAAAAAGATTACCAAAAGAAAAAGAAAAAGCTGAAAAAGCAGCTAAATACAAAGATAAAATTGAAGAATTACAAAAAATTGAATTAACAATTTTAGCAAGTGATGCGTTAACTTTTGAAACTGAATTGGCAAGTCTAAGAGATAAAAGACGCCAATTAGATATTGAAGTTCAAAAATTAGCTAATGAAATTAATTTATCTCAAGATGAATTAGATGTTATGTTATCTAAAACAGGTGATGCTGATAAAGAAATGAATCAGCTGAATTTAAATTTTCAAAAAATTGTTGAAAGAATTGCAAGTTTAAAATCTCAAAAACAACAAGTTGAAGCTAGAGAAAATTCTGAAAATGTTGATCAAAATGTTGATGATATTAAAGCTAGAGCACTTAAAAAAGAATTTGATGAAAAATCAATTTCATTAAATAGTGAAAAAGATTTAATTTTAAATCTTGAAAAACAAGAGTTAGATTCAAAAAGAAGATATGATGAAATTAATGATCAATTCAGAACCTTCCATATGCAATCACAAGAAATTGAATCAGAAAAAAATAAGCTTCAATATCGTTTAGAAGAACTTGAACATAAACAAAATACAAACAACTTAAATCCAATGTCTGGTGCAAAAGCGATTATTGATAATTCAAAAAGATTATCTGGAGTTGTTGGAACTGTTGGTTCATTAATTGATGTTAAAGAAGAATACCAAATAGCAATCTCATTAATTACAGGTAATCATTTGCAGTCAGTTGTATTTAAAACTAGTGAAGATGCTAAAAAAGGGATTGAGTTTTTAAAAAATCAAAGATTAGGTAGGGTTAATGCATTACCAATTGATACTTTAAATCCTTCATCAATTACTGGTCCTCAAAGAGACTTAATTAAAAAAGCACCTGGATTTGTTGGTTTTGCAAATGAATTAGTTGAAATTCAAGAAAATTGTCAAGTTGTTTTAGATTACATTTATGGAACAACAATTGTTGCGAGAAACTTTGATGATGCTACTCGTTTAGGGAAAAGTATTAACTTCCGTTATGGTATTGTTTCATTAGATGGACAAAGAGTTCTTCCTAGAGGAGCTATGAGTGGTGGTTCTGTGAACAAGGCTTCAAATATATTTGCTGCTAGAAAAGTTGATGAAGCTTTTGACCCAGAAGCAATTAAAACAAAAATTATTACTTTAGACAAAATATTTGTTGAAAAACAAAAAACTTTTAATGATTTAAAAGAAGTAAGAGAAAAGTTAATAGATGACATTAATCAAATAGCTTCAAATATAAGAATTGGAAAAAATTCAATTAATATTTTAAATTCATCATTAGTTGAATTATCAGATAATTACAAAATTATTACTGGTAAAGATTTAATAAATAATCAAACAACTTCTTCATTTGATGAATCTGAGTCAATTAGAATAGCAAGAGAAATTGCTAAACTAGAAACTGAAAGAAATGAAATTTCTATTAAACTAAATGGATTATCAGAATCAAAAACTAAAACAACTGATCGTCAACATGAACTAAATAAAGAAAATAAAGAAAAACGTGAAGTCTTAAGTAATTGAAAAGATGAATTAGCTAATGTTAAATCAGATTTAAATGTTTTAGAAGCAACAAATATTCAAATTTTAAAAAGATTAAATGAAGGATATAACTTATCTTTAGATGCAATTCGTGAAATGGAATTTGATGAAATTGAAAATCCACAAGAAACAAGAGCAAGAATTCAAGAATTGACAATTGAATTAAAATCAATTGGAGAAGTTTCAATGGACGCTATCCAAGAGTATGAAGAAACTAAGAAAGAATATGATTACTATGTTCTTAACTTAAATGAAGTTCAAGAATCAACTGATAAATTAAATGAAATAATTTTAAATATCGATATTGAAATGAAAACACAATTTAAACGCATTGTTGATGATGTTAATGCAGCATTGCCAGAAGCATTCCAAAAATTATTTAATGGTGGAACAGCTCGTTTAATTTACACAAATCCTGAAGATATTTTAGAAACAGGAATTGATATTGAAGTTAATCCACCTGGTAAAAAAATTACCAACCTAAATTTATTGAGTGGGGGAGAAAAATCATTGGTTGCATTATCAGTATTATTCTCAATCTTAAAAGTAAGACCTCTACCATTGGTTATTTTAGATGAGGCTGAAGCTCCATTAGACCCAGCAAACGTTACAAGATTTGCGCGTTATGTTAGAGATTTTGTTGAAAATACTCAATTTATTATTGTTACTCATCGTGAAGGAACAATGGAAAACTGTGATATTCTATATGGTGTGACAATGGAAACTAAGGGAATTACAAAAATAGTTCAATTAGCTTTAGATATAGATAAAATTAAAAAACTAATTAATAAAAATAAAGAATAA
- the ylxM gene encoding YlxM family DNA-binding protein, with amino-acid sequence MSKNNLEKTLELSSLFYLYHNLLTQKQVEYFELYFEEDLSFQEIADQLEISKAAAHDAINKIIKSLNDLEEKLGLNKKKEVINKVLDSYKESSNKEVIKLVNEMKEVI; translated from the coding sequence ATGAGTAAAAATAATTTAGAAAAAACTTTGGAGTTGTCTTCATTGTTTTATCTTTATCATAATTTGTTAACACAAAAACAGGTTGAATATTTTGAGTTATATTTTGAAGAGGATTTAAGTTTTCAAGAAATAGCGGATCAATTAGAAATATCAAAAGCAGCAGCACATGATGCAATTAATAAAATCATAAAATCATTAAATGATTTAGAAGAAAAATTGGGTCTAAATAAGAAAAAAGAAGTAATTAATAAAGTTTTAGATTCATATAAAGAATCAAGTAATAAAGAAGTTATAAAGCTTGTTAATGAAATGAAAGAGGTTATTTAA
- the ftsY gene encoding signal recognition particle-docking protein FtsY — translation MGFWNKLKDKIKGKTIEENIEAIEAEKIDVVEEKKTPSDKEIVKKQKLKAKKQKTEKAIAKSALDFSKDIKKLSKKYKKMDDDFFEELEEVLIKTDMGMKMVLKISNNIRRKVKNTTEALEFREILAEEIYDIYTDGSKKVNNLNFEDGRLNIFMVIGVNGTGKTTSLSKIANYYAEQNKKVLIAAADTFRAGAIEQLEEWVDKRLDNKVDLVKGKKKNQDPASVVYDALEKAKGENYDLLLIDTAGRLQNKVNLMNELEKMYQVVEKFEKKAPHELLLVIDATTGQNGVIQAQEFNEVANVTGIVLTKMDGTSKGGIALSIKDQLNIPVKLVGVGEQVEDLEKFDVDQYVYSLVIGFMEDKEEDNE, via the coding sequence ATGGGGTTTTGGAATAAGTTAAAAGATAAAATAAAGGGAAAAACTATTGAAGAAAATATCGAGGCGATAGAAGCTGAAAAAATAGATGTAGTAGAAGAGAAGAAAACACCAAGCGATAAAGAAATTGTTAAAAAACAAAAACTTAAAGCTAAAAAACAAAAGACTGAAAAAGCAATTGCAAAATCAGCTTTAGACTTTTCAAAAGATATTAAAAAGCTTTCAAAGAAATATAAAAAAATGGATGACGATTTCTTTGAAGAACTAGAAGAAGTTTTAATTAAAACTGATATGGGAATGAAAATGGTTTTAAAGATATCAAATAATATTAGAAGAAAAGTTAAAAATACAACTGAGGCCTTAGAATTTAGAGAAATCCTAGCTGAAGAAATTTATGACATTTATACTGATGGATCAAAAAAAGTTAATAATTTAAATTTTGAAGATGGAAGATTAAACATATTCATGGTGATTGGAGTTAATGGAACTGGTAAAACAACATCATTATCAAAAATTGCTAACTACTACGCTGAACAAAATAAAAAGGTTTTAATTGCAGCAGCAGATACTTTTAGAGCGGGAGCTATTGAGCAACTTGAAGAATGGGTTGATAAAAGACTGGATAATAAAGTTGATTTAGTTAAAGGTAAAAAGAAAAATCAAGATCCAGCAAGTGTGGTTTATGATGCATTGGAAAAAGCTAAGGGTGAAAATTACGATTTACTATTAATTGATACTGCTGGTCGTTTACAAAATAAAGTTAATTTGATGAATGAATTAGAAAAAATGTATCAAGTTGTTGAAAAATTTGAAAAAAAAGCACCGCATGAATTATTACTAGTAATAGATGCAACAACTGGTCAAAATGGAGTTATTCAAGCACAAGAATTTAATGAAGTTGCAAATGTAACTGGAATTGTTTTAACGAAAATGGATGGAACAAGTAAGGGTGGAATTGCGCTTTCAATAAAAGATCAATTAAACATTCCTGTTAAACTTGTAGGAGTTGGAGAACAAGTAGAAGATCTTGAAAAATTTGATGTAGATCAATATGTATATAGTTTAGTTATTGGTTTTATGGAAGACAAGGAAGAGGACAATGAGTAA
- the phoU gene encoding phosphate signaling complex protein PhoU has product MSINKILDNDIRQLTNMLEEMIRETKVQYAETFQVITKNDIEGSTMIVEHDKIINDKLNEFTSTALWKIAKQQLMAKDLRLAVGGILLAREIEIIADYAKKLCIFFTKFKPTKKYTTSILNLFQLVIDMLDSFSELFINFDTNKIVKVMELESEINKEFDDLYNYLVKALKKAETTEEVTEISEAMKQAKNLERAGDHLLTVQEIVSFIRTGRFEETSEIYENLKTMM; this is encoded by the coding sequence ATGTCAATAAATAAAATTTTAGATAATGATATTAGACAGTTAACTAATATGCTTGAAGAAATGATCAGAGAGACTAAAGTTCAATACGCTGAAACTTTTCAAGTTATTACTAAAAATGACATTGAAGGTTCAACTATGATTGTTGAACACGACAAAATTATTAATGATAAATTAAATGAATTTACTTCAACTGCTTTATGAAAAATTGCTAAACAACAATTAATGGCTAAAGACTTAAGATTAGCAGTTGGTGGAATCTTACTAGCAAGAGAAATTGAAATTATTGCTGACTATGCAAAAAAATTATGCATTTTCTTTACTAAGTTTAAACCAACCAAAAAGTATACAACTTCAATCTTGAATTTATTTCAATTAGTTATTGATATGTTAGATAGCTTTTCAGAATTATTCATAAATTTTGATACAAATAAAATAGTTAAAGTAATGGAATTAGAGTCTGAAATTAATAAGGAATTTGATGATTTATATAACTACTTAGTAAAAGCATTAAAAAAAGCTGAAACAACTGAAGAAGTAACTGAAATTTCTGAAGCAATGAAACAAGCAAAAAACTTGGAAAGAGCTGGAGACCACTTATTAACAGTTCAAGAAATAGTTTCATTTATAAGAACTGGAAGGTTTGAAGAAACTTCAGAAATTTATGAAAATTTAAAAACAATGATGTAA
- the pstA gene encoding phosphate ABC transporter permease PstA, whose amino-acid sequence MFLRKSSEENSFKAKQFKPKQNLNAKLFKSIVYSLTFAVIAILLVLVIFVILKSTNVFKETGFWSFITGTSWKPGKNGQGQYGIGLIILMTLVLLTISMLFAIPLTIFSTLFISEYLSVSMQKKVLTVIKLLASVPSVVFGLFARDQIGALFQLMGAPNNDNLMVAAMTMTFMAAPTMISLSYNAVQSVPEGYRLGSLGLGISKEQTTFKIIRKSASAKIISAIILGMARVIGETMAIMMIAGNSTGGFITDSGIAGFLFSSIRTLAATIGLEMTENSGSTHESALYAIGLILFLLVFIINIVILFMSNVDNMKYSRRIKREEKLNQNAIKKSKDPKYVYDKKVLGMMVHNRTENKFFKKMYSATMLLFMWISTAIIISFTFWILGDVLIRGLIGLSDPIAFIHMDTENRTGGGIFAALLTTLLLVLCTLVFAIPFALAAAVYLNEYARQNSILTKSFRFGINLLASTPSIVFGIFGLSIFIVLLGLPFSILAAALTMTIVVLPMLISNFEDALQQVPHQYREAGAALGLTKIQTLFKIILPNAMEGIITGIILAMAKIIGESAPIYLTLGTDIQMPTQGFLSQGTTLTTGIYMMVAEGIPGHGQGTIYLMALITIILIVGLNFTSGRLSSLLVQKSKDLKAKSKIKRKEFKTRNKARFKKLKPSFKFKIMKLQSKIRNNEIKLTYFIKLKEKNKAWIKRSKEYRKLKKGVTDHE is encoded by the coding sequence ATGTTTCTTAGAAAAAGTAGTGAAGAAAATTCATTTAAAGCTAAACAGTTTAAACCAAAACAAAATTTAAATGCTAAATTATTTAAATCTATAGTTTACAGTTTAACTTTTGCTGTTATTGCAATTCTGCTAGTTTTAGTAATCTTTGTTATTTTAAAATCAACAAATGTTTTTAAAGAAACAGGGTTTTGAAGTTTTATTACAGGTACAAGTTGAAAACCTGGCAAAAATGGACAAGGTCAATATGGTATAGGTTTAATTATTTTAATGACACTTGTTCTTTTAACAATATCAATGTTGTTTGCAATTCCACTAACAATTTTCTCAACATTATTTATTTCTGAATATCTTTCAGTAAGTATGCAAAAAAAAGTTTTAACAGTTATAAAACTTTTAGCAAGTGTTCCCTCTGTTGTATTTGGTTTATTTGCAAGAGACCAAATTGGTGCACTATTTCAATTAATGGGAGCTCCAAATAATGATAATTTAATGGTTGCAGCTATGACTATGACATTTATGGCAGCTCCAACAATGATAAGTTTAAGTTACAATGCTGTTCAATCAGTTCCTGAAGGTTACAGACTTGGAAGTTTAGGTTTAGGGATTTCAAAAGAACAAACAACTTTTAAAATTATTAGAAAGTCGGCATCAGCGAAAATAATTTCTGCAATAATTTTAGGTATGGCTAGAGTTATAGGGGAAACTATGGCAATTATGATGATAGCTGGTAACTCAACTGGTGGTTTCATAACTGACAGCGGAATAGCTGGTTTCTTATTTTCATCAATTAGAACTCTTGCTGCAACTATTGGTTTAGAGATGACTGAAAACAGTGGATCAACCCACGAATCAGCACTTTACGCAATTGGATTAATTTTATTCTTATTAGTGTTTATTATTAACATTGTAATTTTATTTATGTCAAATGTTGATAACATGAAGTATTCAAGAAGAATTAAAAGAGAAGAAAAGTTAAATCAAAACGCAATTAAAAAATCTAAAGACCCAAAATATGTTTATGATAAAAAAGTGCTAGGAATGATGGTACATAATCGTACAGAAAACAAATTCTTTAAAAAAATGTATTCTGCTACAATGCTACTTTTTATGTGAATATCAACAGCTATAATAATTTCATTTACTTTCTGAATTTTGGGTGATGTTTTAATTAGAGGATTAATAGGCCTTTCAGATCCAATTGCATTTATACATATGGACACAGAAAATAGAACTGGTGGAGGTATATTTGCTGCTTTACTTACAACATTGCTGCTTGTTTTATGTACACTTGTATTTGCAATACCATTTGCGTTAGCAGCAGCAGTTTATTTAAATGAGTATGCAAGACAAAATTCAATTTTAACTAAATCATTTAGATTTGGTATTAACCTTTTAGCTTCAACACCATCAATTGTATTTGGTATATTTGGTTTATCAATATTTATTGTTTTATTAGGATTGCCTTTTAGTATTTTAGCAGCAGCTTTAACAATGACAATAGTTGTATTACCAATGTTAATATCTAACTTTGAGGATGCTTTACAACAAGTCCCACATCAATATCGTGAAGCAGGCGCAGCTTTAGGTCTAACAAAAATTCAAACTTTATTTAAAATTATTTTGCCTAACGCAATGGAAGGTATTATTACAGGTATTATCTTAGCTATGGCTAAAATTATTGGTGAATCTGCTCCTATTTATTTAACTTTAGGAACAGATATTCAAATGCCAACTCAAGGATTCTTATCTCAAGGAACAACTTTAACAACTGGTATTTACATGATGGTTGCAGAAGGAATTCCAGGTCATGGTCAAGGAACAATTTATTTAATGGCGTTAATTACTATTATTCTTATTGTTGGGTTAAACTTTACATCAGGAAGATTATCATCATTACTTGTTCAAAAATCAAAAGACTTAAAAGCTAAATCAAAAATCAAGCGTAAAGAATTTAAAACTAGAAATAAAGCAAGGTTTAAAAAGTTGAAACCATCCTTCAAATTTAAAATAATGAAACTACAAAGTAAAATTAGAAATAATGAAATTAAATTAACTTACTTTATAAAACTAAAAGAAAAAAACAAGGCTTGAATTAAACGTAGCAAAGAATATAGAAAATTAAAAAAAGGAGTTACAGATCATGAGTAG
- the ptsS gene encoding phosphate ABC transporter substrate-binding protein gives MNKKFFLVMVIVVGAIIGLWSWTFVAPNNSISIGGSASVQPLLKKLTDKYTTADGKKFVYSATGSGAGVTNVQEGVYEIGFISKEILSDDWKDKKIINESKVEEGGVFEQLSSEDLKNPNWYSEKLKEQEDIEDTYRSIEFARDSIVFVYNDKGTGFSEFLENTKIDFHFEVLENGKFDPNGTSTQLLKEVYEHDSQNKLITWQQLALSIADKFSDDAHKETNKQEALKVSNKIKVTPYSSTSGSGTRTSFTSLTDVHPGNAVKEYGANGTIYSQIEKSPGSIGFVSMLYGSAESSTVKSVKIKKDNNEWDPSNDNSEQLKDYPLTRPFIAIYKYDSNNEHLSQIIDFLFWMATSKEVESFYSSVGLSQKIVNDIRN, from the coding sequence ATGAACAAGAAATTCTTTTTAGTAATGGTTATAGTTGTTGGAGCAATTATAGGTTTATGATCTTGAACCTTTGTTGCCCCAAACAATTCTATAAGTATTGGTGGTAGTGCCAGTGTTCAACCTTTATTAAAAAAACTTACTGATAAATATACAACAGCTGATGGTAAAAAGTTTGTTTATTCTGCAACAGGTTCTGGTGCTGGTGTAACAAACGTGCAAGAAGGTGTATATGAAATAGGATTTATTTCAAAAGAAATTCTTTCAGATGACTGAAAAGATAAAAAGATTATTAATGAAAGCAAAGTTGAAGAAGGTGGAGTTTTTGAACAACTTTCAAGTGAAGATTTAAAAAATCCAAATTGATATTCTGAAAAATTAAAAGAACAAGAAGATATTGAAGATACTTATAGATCAATTGAATTCGCTAGAGATTCTATTGTATTTGTTTATAATGACAAAGGAACAGGTTTTTCTGAATTTTTAGAAAATACAAAAATAGATTTTCATTTTGAAGTTCTTGAAAATGGAAAGTTTGATCCTAATGGAACAAGCACACAATTATTAAAAGAAGTTTATGAGCATGACTCACAAAATAAATTGATAACTTGACAACAATTAGCATTAAGCATAGCTGATAAGTTTTCAGATGATGCTCATAAAGAAACAAATAAACAAGAGGCTCTAAAAGTTTCAAATAAAATTAAAGTAACACCTTATTCTTCAACAAGTGGTTCTGGAACTAGAACATCATTTACAAGCTTAACAGATGTGCATCCTGGAAATGCAGTTAAAGAATATGGAGCAAATGGTACAATCTATAGTCAAATTGAAAAATCGCCTGGTTCAATAGGTTTTGTTTCAATGTTATATGGTTCAGCTGAATCATCAACTGTTAAGTCAGTTAAAATTAAGAAGGATAATAATGAATGAGATCCTTCAAATGATAATTCAGAGCAATTAAAGGATTATCCTCTAACAAGACCATTCATAGCAATTTATAAATATGATAGTAATAATGAACATTTATCACAAATTATCGATTTCTTATTTTGAATGGCTACAAGTAAAGAAGTCGAAAGTTTTTATTCATCTGTAGGATTATCTCAAAAGATTGTAAACGATATTAGAAATTAA